The following DNA comes from Primulina eburnea isolate SZY01 unplaced genomic scaffold, ASM2296580v1 ctg385_ERROPOS411500, whole genome shotgun sequence.
TAGTTGTTCCAATAACATAATTATTTattcaaattcaaaataatttaaaattaattttatattataattaagCATAAAattaatgtatgatattttaataaatgcgtgaaataaatattttgtggaACAAATTAGTTgttgtaaataaaataataggAATATTCCTTTAGAGTTGATGGGCTGTAGATTAGTTTTGCATTTGGTCCAGAAATTGTGCTATTTTGAATTAAGTAATTTGCTAAATAGATAAATGGGTTGGAGATGGTCTGACCTGAAACAGTGATATTATTTTTGCTGAAAAGTACGGTGTGCTCTTAAAACCTTTTTGTTTCACTTATGCCTGTTCTCAATCGACTCGCTCTGGCTACTTAAAAATCTTTACACTTGGTAATTATTCAGGAATTTGTGGAAGCGAGACGAACTCCTGGACTTAGTAATGCGCCTCCTTGTTTGTGGTCTCCTTCACCTCCTCAAGAATTGAAAGGAGCATGCAGCGAAGCATTATCAGCAAATGCTGGATTTGTTAGTTTTGGTAATGCCTTAAAGTTTGAGCTGATACGTTTACCTATATTTTTCTATTTATCATTTCTCATTTCTTAACGAGTAACAGTCATTTTCCCGCGGCACGTGGAAGGAAGAAAAATGGACAGAACTGTTTGGAGTTTACTGACATTTCATGCTTATGTGAGCTATCATGTCAAGGTAGGAATCTTCACCTTCAACTTTAGTATTGTGTTATTTTCTTTTTTGACGTAAGAAACAAATATCAATGAAAATAAGAAGATAAGACATCTTCTTTATACTTGGCATAAATTTGTTACAGTGCATGGCTCATGTGAGCTATCATGCCAAGGTAGGTATCTGCACCTTCAACTTTAGTATTGTGTTATTTTCTTTTTTGAGTAAGAAACAAATATCAATGAAAATAAGAAGATAAGATATCTTCTTTATACTGGCCATAAATTTGTTACAGTTCATGGACACATGCAATATATGATGttaaaaatcttttgatatacACTAATATGGGATGTCATCCAGATAGCATTGGGCTAAGCAGGGATTTTTAAAGATCTTTGGATTTCCGTGCCATGATTGAACTAAACGTTTGGTGTTTTCAGCATTGATTCTCTTTCTGCCCTCCTTTAGAAGTGCATCCATTCCTTTCTCTCCATATCATTCAATTTGATGTTGGTGGAGGGATAATGTTTTTAAATACCAATATTGTagaaaataagatatttgtgaaggtgtaaaattatttaaatatcaaGCGTAATGTAGAGGATCAACTgagtttaaaataattaagcttAAATACCAATCTTCTGGTCTTTTGTTAGGTGCAGCTAGGGGTCGGTTCACTGGCCACCAAGTTGAATCTGAGTCTCATTTGACCTTTTGGGAAATAATGTGTGCTGTGTAGGGAAGTCTAAAACTAGTCCTCCCGAAGAATAGGGCAGAAGCCGATGTATCAAAAGTAAGGATAATCGTTTGGTTTTAGCCTGAGAGACAAATGCAAGAAAATGCATATTCAAGTACCATTTACTCTAGTACTTTAATTCCACATTTTAAGCTGAGAATCCTTCTGTGAATAACGTAAAGATTGGAAGCAAAATTGATGACATTTCTTTGCACACTCATTACTGCTGGCACTTGCTGTGATTGCCATGGACAATAATTATTTTCCTTATTTATGATCGGATTGTTTCTTTGGATGTcatttctttattattattGGTTAGTTTAAAACAATAATTTAGTTGATCTTGTGAACTTGAGAGTCTGTCAGCATGTTGTTCTCATTCATTAAGGTGAACTGAAAATTAGCCAAAACTTCAGGACAAGATATGGAGATCAAGCTGCATAACTATAACACGAATCATTATAGGCACTCTTATCTAAAACATCTTCAGTGACTTCTTATAGAACTAGTTATACAAGAAAGACAATCGAATTAGAATAACCtggtttatggaaacaattatCACTTGTTAGTTTTTCACAGCAACTTATATGGTTAAAGTCTGTAAATGACATTTCTGCGGCAACTTACGTGGTTAAACTCTTTTTAAAATGACATATCTGCCTGCACTTCTTGCATGTAGTCACGGATTTCTTCTTTAAACAGTGCTCAGAAGGTTTCATGCATACTCGGATGAGACGTCGCGTGGAGTCACTTATAGAAGTGAGCCATCTTCATCACCACATCAACTCTTTATCTCCTATCTTCTTTACTTATGGAAGCGAGTCTTCAATCTTCATTCTACATTAATTTATCTCCTGTCTTCCTTTATTTAGTTGTTACATCTAAATTAGTATGTCTAAGGATGGTATacttttcttaattttttttgtacCTTTCTGCATATGGCACTTTAAGTTTGTACAAGTACATTTCTAGATTAAAGTTGAAAGTTGTGAatgtatttatattttttccTTTAAGATCAGTGGCTGTGAGCATGTGGTGCACATCTTAACTTTTCACTTCTGTTTTCCTTTTTATAACCATTTCTTaggtttttgtaatttttttttaaaattttattttctttttattcttcTGCAAATTGTTTTCATGGGAAAATCTTCACAAGATTGAGGAAAGCAATCATCTATCATACGCTTTGGCATTATATACCTTTTGTTTGCCACTTGACTTGTACGTTGAAACCTAAGTGTGACAAGAATTTTTTGTCCCTTAGGCTCTTGAACGTGCCAAAACAGATTCAGAAGAGACGGCCAAAAAAACTGCTCAAACCAGATACTTTAGACGATTGGTATGTAATAATTGTGAAGAGACCCATTTATAGCATTGTCTTATTATTACATTTCTTTTGCATTCGACTGAACTTTTTCTTTATCACTCTGATGCATGCAGAGTTTAAAGGATGGGCGGGGCAGTTTCAACTCAAATTAAGGTTGTTTGCTGATAAAGTCACAGAGAAAATATATCTTTTGGCAGATTAAATTACTACCCACTGATAATAAATCACTCGAATACTTTGTTcatgaaaataatttttgtCGCTCCTGTTTAGTTCGTGTGATTTGTTTTTTGAGTTCGTTCAATCTTAATTTAGcctaagttaaaaaaaaaattgtagatTATCATATTTGATTTCAACTCTTTGATGCTTGTTCGTATCagatttattataaaaatataaaataaatctgAACATGTATTGATATGCCATATACATTTGCTTAAATATACTACTGCAACCTCATCTAAACTTGTCCCAATCACCACGTGTAATTTTCCATCTATCTTTTGGTCATAGTTGAATTGAATTATAATCAGTTCGATCGAATCCTTAAACTTGAAaggtcaaaataaaaataaaataaatttttaattaaaatgtaTTAAAGAGAAGGCGGTGAATGAAAGTGAACTGAAAATGATAGAAAATTTTGATGGTTTATTGGATTtcaattcttcttcttcttctttttttttttaatttaaaaaaagtctaaaaacataatataatatgttaaaaaaaaaggtTGGTTTGGTTATACttatcagaaagaaagaaagagaagGAACACATGGTTGGATGCCATGAAGCCAAGTGAGTAGCCAACCACATAACATATATGAGAGCAATTCCTCTACACACAAATTCAAAAATCTCAAGACTAGAGATTTGATTCATGGCGTGTGCCTTATCAGCTGGCAACAGCAAATTGTTGTTCAAGAATTATCTCAAGCTGGACCAGCCGAAGAAGAGGCGTCATGGTTTAAAGATCAGGGCTTCTTCTGATGAATCTGATTGCAATGTTGAAGAATGTGCCGCCGACAAAGAGGTTCTCATTCGCCTCTTCGATTTGTTTTTTTATCAATATTGAATCTATGAATTTTCTATCCCCGgaaaatatatatgtaatttatttttttattcgatTGTTTCTTACTtgcatttgtttttattttcaaattttcttcGATTTATTGCATTTTTGTTAtgttttattgattatgaggAATCCTAAGtgttttgtgattattttgtgAGAATGATTATTTCATTGTTTGATAATAGTTTTGCATATCTTACAGGTCGGAAAAGTGAGCGTGGAATGGCTCGCTGGTGACAAGACAAAAGTGGTAGGTACGTTTCCACCCCGTAAACGAGGTTGGACTGGCTATGTGGAGAAGGACACAGCGGGCCAGAACAATATATATTCTGTTGAGGTTAGTAGATATTTGTCTCTATAATTTTCCGGGTTGGAATGCGATATTCAATGAATTATTTTTATCCAATTTTTTTAGTCTTCAAATGGAGAAGTTTGGTAGAAGGATGCAAGAAGGTTGTACCAATGTTGATATTTTAATCCCCTTTGAACCATCAATATTTATGTTTTCGCAGAGCTAATTATCATGCAATAAAGTTAAGTATGCTTGTGAAAACTAGAGAAACTAAAAATGTTGTTGCCTAGATATATTCTTAGTTCTTGATTACCAATATTACTCACTATTATCTCTTTGACCGATCATTTCTTGTCCTTGTTTTTGTGCTGCAATTCAACATGGAGATGATGTACAAACCTGTAAAAAAATTTGTATCTAATTGTTTTTCATATGCTCAGCCTGCAGTTTATTTGGCAGAAAGTGCTATCAGCTCTGGAGCCGCAGGTTCTTCTGCTGATGGATCGGGGAATACAGTAACTGTCGTTGCTGGAATTGCTCTAGTCTTTGTTGCTGCAGCTTCTTCCATACTTCTCCTAGTTG
Coding sequences within:
- the LOC140821034 gene encoding protein MAINTENANCE OF PSII UNDER HIGH LIGHT 1-like; the encoded protein is MACALSAGNSKLLFKNYLKLDQPKKRRHGLKIRASSDESDCNVEECAADKEVGKVSVEWLAGDKTKVVGTFPPRKRGWTGYVEKDTAGQNNIYSVEPAVYLAESAISSGAAGSSADGSGNTVTVVAGIALVFVAAASSILLLVGKNQPAMQTPDYSGPSLSYYINKFQLQGTIKESVSTVTEASMIETSAPEILQPVVESGQET